Proteins co-encoded in one Coregonus clupeaformis isolate EN_2021a chromosome 5, ASM2061545v1, whole genome shotgun sequence genomic window:
- the LOC121565432 gene encoding tripartite motif-containing protein 59 — translation MENLEEDLTCSVCYSLFTDPRVLPCSHTFCKSCLDNVLQVSAIYSIWRPLRLPLKCPNCRSVVELPPTGVDALPINVSLRAIIEKFQKDSQPRPPSCLEHHRQPLNVYCVQDRQLICGFCLTVGQHQGHPIDDLQAAFIRERQAPAHLLGRLSDHRWAEVCELGELLEQEKASCEGLVRQDRQAVEQYFQGLELVLARKKEAFMGALDTASVEMSLTYDPLIQRLKELQEEQLDLLSLGSAVEDEDSPLVFLEKVYMFRERVEALVNAPLPKVTSLSITPRAAEYLEQHWAGVTIGGLDEGPVPQVFCCAKPTILETVLRTEAGSHPGGWVQDLWLQLQPTPPVVLLGLLLLLVAVWVNPVGGASLGFSLLSQLSQMVHGLSSELTTSLWETASFLYAQTGEVVCRYSSALSTLGENTYQQMASLYKTFSY, via the exons ATGGAGAACCTAGAGGAGGACCTGACATGTTCGGTGTGCTATTCCCTCTTCACTGATCCTCGGGTCCTGCCCTGCTCCCACACCTTCTGTAAGTCCTGCCTGGACAACGTACTCCAAGTCTCTGCCATCTACTCCATCTGGCGTCCGCTGCGGCTCCCACTCAAGTGCCCCAACTGCCGCAGTGTGGTAGAGCTCCCGCCAACGGGTGTTGACGCATTGCCCATAAATGTCTCCCTCCGCGCCATCATTGAGAAG ttccagaaggacagccaacCACGGCCCCCCTCCTGCCTTGAGCACCACCGACAGCCCCTCAACGTCTACTGTGTCCAGGACCGCCAGCTCATCTGTGGCTTCTGCCTAACAGTGGGCCAGCACCAGGGCCACCCCATCGATGACCTGCAGGCAGCCTTCATCAGGGAAAGGCAGGCGCCCGCTCACCTGCTGGGGAGGCTCTCAGACCACCGCTGGGCAGAG GTGTGTGAGCTGGGGGAGCTGCTGGAGCAGGAGAAGGCCAGCTGTGAGGGCCTAGTGAGGCAGGACCGGCAGGCTGTGGAACAGTACTTCCAGGGGCTGGAGCTGGTGCTTGCCAGGAAGAAAGAGGCTTTCATGGGGGCCCTGGACACCGCAAGCGTGGAGATGTCGCTGACCTACGATCCACTCATCCAGAGGCTGAAGGAGCTGCAG GAGGAGCAGCTGGACTTGTTGTCTCTGGGCTCGGCCGTGGAGGACGAAGACTCGCCGCTGGTCTTCCTGGAGAAGGTGTACATGTTCCGGGAGAGGGTGGAGGCGCTGGTAAATGCCCCCCTGCCCAAAGTCACATCCCTCTCCATCACACCCCGTGCTGCTGAGTACCTGGAACAGCACTGGGCGGGGGTGACCATCGGAGGGCTGGATGAAGGGCCGGTGCCTCAGGTCTTCTGCTGTGCCAAGCCCACCATTCTGGAGACGGTTCTTAGGACAGAAGCAGGGAGTCACCCTGGAGGCTGGGTCCAGGATCTGTGGCTGCAGCTCCAGCCCACTCCCCCTGTGGTGCTCCTggggctgctgctgctcctggtGGCAGTGTGGGTGAATCCTGTTGGGGGAGCATCTCTGGGCTTCTCCCTGCTGTCCCAGCTCAGTCAGATGGTGCACGGCCTGAGCAGCGAACTGACCACCTCACTATGGGAGACAGCAAGCTTCCTGTATGCACAGACAGGTGAGGTGGTGTGTAGGTACAGCTCTGCCCTCTCCACACTGGGGGAGAACACCTACCAGCAGATGGCATCCCTCTACAAGACCTTCAGCTACTGA